The Lonchura striata isolate bLonStr1 chromosome 5, bLonStr1.mat, whole genome shotgun sequence genome window below encodes:
- the DMC1 gene encoding meiotic recombination protein DMC1/LIM15 homolog, with amino-acid sequence MKAMEDQVVQEEPGYQDDEESFFQDIDLLQKHGINVADIKKLKAVGICTIKGIQMTTRRALCNMKGLSEAKVDKIKEAANKLVEPGFLTAFEYSEKRKMVFHISTGSQEFDKLLGGGIESMAITEAFGEFRTGKTQLSHTLCVTAQLPGPNGYTGGKIIFIDTENTFRPDRLRDIADRFNVDHEAVLDNVLYARAYTSEHQMELLDYVAAKFHEEAGIFKLLVQDFYMLTVLRICVPVFFHYIYLPSMITMQIIDSIMALFRVDFSGRGELAERQQKLAQMLSRLQKISEEYNVAVFVTNQMTADPGATMTFQADPKKPIGGHILAHASTTRISLRKGRGELRIAKIYDSPEMPENEATFAITAGGIGDAKE; translated from the exons ATGAAGGCCATGGAGGATCAAGTAGTCCAAGAAGAACCAGGATACCAGGATGATGAG GAATCCTTTTTTCAGGATATTGACCTGCTTCAGAAGCATGGAATT AACGTAGCAGATATTAAAAAGCTGAAGGCAGTTGGGATTTGCACAATCAAAGGAATCCAGATGACCACAAGAAGGGCACTGTGCAATATGAAGGGGCTCTCAGAGGCCAAAGTGGACAAGATTAAAGAAGCTGCAAACAAGCTTGTT GAACCAGGCTTCCTCACTGCCTTTGAGTACAGTGAAAAACGGAAGATGGTATTTCATATTTCCACTGGCAGCCAGGAATTTGA TAAACTTCTGGGTGGTGGGATTGAAAGCATGGCAATCACTGAGGCCTTTGGAG AGTTCCGGACAGGCAAAACCCAGCTATCTCACACTCTTTGTG tgacagcccagctcccaggacCAAATGGCTACACAGGTGGAAAGATTATCTTCATTGATACTGAAAACACTTT CCGACCAGACCGCCTGCGTGACATTGCTGATCGCTTCAATGTTGACCACGAGGCAGTACTTGACAACGTGCTCTATGCACGTGCATATACCA GTGAGCATCAGATGGAATTGCTTGACTATGTAGCAGCCAAGTTCCATGAGGAAGCTGGTATCTTCAAGTTATTGGTACAAGACTTCTATATGCTTACTGTTCTCAGAATATGTGttcctgttttctttcactATATTTACTTACCTAGCATGATTACAATGCAGATCATTGACTCCATAATGGCACTTTTCCGTGTGGATTTCAGTGGTCGCGGAGAGTTGGCTGAACGACAACAGAAACTAGCTCAGATGTTGTCAAGGCTCCAAAAAATATCAGAAG AATATAATGTGGCTGTGTTTGTGACCAACCAGATGACTGCTGACCCAGGAGCAACTATGAC CTTTCAGGCAGACCCAAAAAAGCCCATCGGGGGCCACATCCTTGCTCATGCTTCGACTACCAGGATCAGTTtgaggaaagggagaggggagCTGCGGATTGCAAAGATCTATGACAG CCCTGAGATGCCTGAAAATGAAGCCACATTTGCAATAACTGCTGGAGGGATTGGGGATGCCAAAGAATAG